The Chanos chanos chromosome 3, fChaCha1.1, whole genome shotgun sequence genome segment tttcccattaaaataaaaacaagcctTGAGGTCTTGAGCTACAATGACTTAAGTTGGtagcacagcacagacacacatcccaTGTATTATGCAGCAGGGAGATGAAGAGTCTGGCAAAATGGATCCCATTCATCCGTCGCATTTTAAAAATTTACACTGATGTTTAAATAGTTTTTAACTAAGGGTTGTGCAGTGAGATGAGAGGATGGCAACAGATGTAATGTAGAATGCAAAGGGATCATTAAGCTTGTAACGAGGTTAAATCCACAACATGCTCAGGATCTGACTGTAGAAGTGATTCCCCCCTCCTCTGCTGCTTGGGCAGATATTCCAATTGCTAGGTGATTTCAAATAGctattaagagaaaaaaaaataggttctgttctgttctgttctattcacaaatgtttgtgtgtgtgtgtgtgtgtgtgtgtgtgtgtgtgtgtgtgcgtggtgtgtgtgaaatacaaaTTAGTAATATTGCTTGCATCATATTAATCCCGACGACCCTATTTCAATCTCGGGTATTTAATTCAACGAACTTTCTGGCAAGAGTAGTTTTTCCTTGCAGAGACTGTCTCCAGCCTGAAACCAAAGGGTGAAGCGGAGACGCGTTCACTTTAATTTGCCGACGCTGTGGAATGGTGAGGAGTGGTACAGCTCGCAGGGAGCGGCGGCGCGCACCGTGGTTCCATTAAGGTCCTTTTGTATGTGCGGCAGTGCCCATCTGCAGCTGTTAATGTAAGCTGTAATCAGCAATACTGGGGCCAATAATGACATAGCGaaagcagaaagagaggcaTAGTTTGAGATGAAATTTGAAACGTGAGCAGCGCCGCTCCTTACTATTGAACGTGTGGGGGAAACAAGTAAGAGCATGGAGAATccttgttcattttcttttgagaGAAAACTGGATATGTGCATCTTGACACAATTGGAGGTGGTTGATTTTTCTAAAATGCATGTTTCTAATGCAATGccgtaggagagagagagagagagagtatcccAGAATGCTTTTTAGTATTGTATTGCATGGATGATGCTATGCTTTGATCCACCCAGAGAGATCCCATATTAGAACGGCTTAAGCATGCCACTGCAGACACCTTAGGCTTCGAATCTGTTGGCACTCTCAGTGTATGCTAGTGGGAACTggcaaacactgaacaaaaacagtgCGATGTGTTTTCATGGCTGCATGAACTTGGAATCTGATCATGTCTCAAATCATCGCAAAATTCAGTTTTGTGACCATTGAAACTCGTCAACGGATGCTTTTCTTTTGCGCTGTGAGGATATATTAAAATATGCCAGGAAAAACGTTACTTTTGGAACCTGAGGCTCTTGCCCGTAAAATGATTATGATACAGAATGTAATAGGACAAAAAAGCCTCACAATTACATTGTCATTTACACTGCATTCATAATTATGAAGATTATGCATGTTAAAACGAGGAACGGCAACATGTGTTATGACAATGTTTCTGGCGCTCTAAAACCTGCATAGCAATATGTATACTTGATTGAAGCGACGCCTCCCGAAACCACCCTTCCTTATTTTTTTGCAGATATCTGTCCACAGGCAGTCAAGACTACCCCAACTGCTGTTGCAGGCAACGTCATATCTTCTAAGGACACTGGGGGCGTCAGATTTTGCTGATGCTAGCACCTTTGCACCATTTTAGTTGAAGATCTGTGGAAATAAATTCTACAGCGCTATACTGCGCTCTATCCTCAATCATTTCTTTATGACCACCTATAGTAGCCCATCCATTACGGAGTCCAGTAAACAAACGGGTTGTTATTCGGTTCCACCACTTCTGTACTGCAACCCCAAGGTTCGCCGATACAGAAGAGATCCACAGCTGCTGCAGTGCCTCTGATGAATGACCACTGGGTGAGATACCTCTCGCTGTTGAAACTGGAACAGAACATTCTACCTTCACCGGCATATTCCTGTGGACTCACTTTGGTGCACACAGAGATCTCCAAGGGAACGACTGGCTTCATGTAAAGGTCCTGGGGTTACAGGTAAACTCGAATGCTGCTGGTCCTTGGCTTTGGTTACTGTTGCATGTTGAGACATAATTTGTTTAACGGAGTTTATCGTGGCAACTGGAATTTTATTTCAAAGGTTGAAATGTAAAGGTTGTAACTTTTTGCTGTTAAGAGATTAAATTGATTGTTAAATTTCAAACAAGTTAAAGCATGTCATTTACAAAAgtgcaaaacaggaaaaagttTAATGGATTCGGGTAATTCAATAATTGCATTTATGGTTGCAGATTTAGTGTCAACACTGTAGATAATATATTGTGTTCGTTTGCCTGCTTTATTTCAAAGAgatgttattgttttcattgtgtaaaTGCTGCAGTCATCACCAGTGCATAATCTGAATCTCACTGGTTCAACATAGAACAATGTGCCTCATGTCTGAAGTGATATGTTAAACCTTCAGCGCAAAAGCATGCTGGGTGGGTTTCAGACTATCCAATTAGGATTTTAGTGCACTCAGAGTGTGATTTGGTTTACAGTGCATAATTGCACCCCATGAGGAATGATGCAGTTTTACAAAGATGCATATCGATCTCCTCAGCAGATAAAAGCAAATATAAAGCCAGAAAATacattatgagagagagagagagcgagagagagttcAACAGCAGCCAATAGCAGCCCCTAAGTTTTCCATCTCCTGATAGCCAGATACTcataaaacaatattatttttgtactttttatttctatattattattatcattattattattattattgctgttgttgttgctgttgttgctatGTATTTTTAGCCACTTTGATTCTTTCACTCGTTCTTTTTCTCAGAAAGTGGGTTTCTCACTTATCCATGAAAAAGCAAAGAGGTAGAGACAAGAGAGTGCTAAACATGAAATCAGAAAAATGTCCGTCATTTAAATGTTCATATGTCTTTTTCTCTATTTCGTTTAGTAAACCTTGGCTGTTACAGTTAAGACTGAGGGACTCTGATTCTCAACTTTCCTCAAGGGCGACACTACCAGATTACGCCTGCAAAGTGCAGGCTACACCCCTCTACAGCATGACTGTTGCCACAGGTGATCCAGTCGATGAAGCTGCTGCCCACCCAGGTCAGCCGCAGGACACATACGACCCAGAAGCAGATCATGAGTGCTGTGAGAGAGTGGTCATCAACATTTCTGGTTTGCGGTTTGAGACACAGCTcaaaacactctctcagttCCCTGAGACCTTGCTTGGGGACCCCAAGAAAAGAATGCGCTACTTTGACCCTTTGAGGAATGAGTACTTTTTTGATCGGAATCGCCCAAGCTTTGATGCTATACTCTACTACTATCAGTCAGGAGGGAGATTACGTCGCCCAGTCAATGTAACCTTGGACATCTTCTCTGAGGAAATTCGATTCTATGAGCTTGGAGAAGAAGCCATTGAGATCTTCAGGGAGGATGAAGGCTTTAttaaggaggaggagaagccaTTGCCTGAGAATGAGTTTCAAAGGCAGGTATGGCTGCTGTTTGAGTATCCTGAGAGCTCAGGACCAGCTAGAATAATTGCGATCATCTCGGTCATGGTCATCCTCATATCAATTGTTAGTTTCTGCCTGGAGACCCTGCCAATATTCCGCAAcgaagaggaagagatgcaCAAAGTCTACTCCAATACCACTGCCAGCTATGCCTCTACCTACTTCACCGATCCCTTCTTTATCCTGGAAACTCTCTGCATCATCTGGTTCTCCTTTGAGTTCCTGGTTCGATTCTTCGCCTGTCCAAGCAAAGCAGGTTTCTTTGTGAACATTATGAACATCATTGACATTGTGGCGATCATACCCTACTTTATCACCCTGGGCACAGAGCTGGCAGAAAGACCAGAGGATGGTCAGCAAGGGCAGCAGGCTATGTCCCTAGCTATCCTCAGGGTCATTCGACTGGTTCGAGTCTTCCGTATCTTCAAGCTGTCACGTCATTCCAAAGGGTTGCAGATTCTGGGTCAGACCCTTAAGGCCAGCATGAGGGAACTGGGCTtgctcattttctttctcttcattggAGTCATACTTTTCTCAAGTGCTGTGTACTTTGCCGAAGCTGATGAGGCAGACTCCCAATTCATCAGCATCCCAGATGCTTTTTGGTGGGCAGTAGTCTCTATGACAACAGTTGGTTATGGTGACATGGTACCTACCACTATTGGGGGGAAGATCGTAGGGTCACTTTGTGCCATTGCTGGTGTGCTGACAATTGCCCTACCTGTGCCTGTCATCGTCTCAAATTTCAACTACTTCTATCAccgagagactgagggagaagaGCAGGCTCAATATCTGAATGTCACCAGTGTCCCCAAAATAGACTCCACGGAAGACCTTAAAAAGAGTCGCAGTGGGTCCACTATGAGCAAGTCTGACTATATGGAGATCCAAGAGGCCGTGAACAACAGCAATGAGGACTTCCGTGAAGAGATCCTCAAAACTGGCAACTGCACAATTACGAACACAGACTATGTTAACATCAGCAAGATGCTCACAGATGTATAACTGCCCCCTGGGACCATATCGTCAAGGAATGGGTGATTTTAAAAGTTCAGAAAAGGGATTAAAGCGCCCTTGTTTGAAAGGCTTTCAAAAGCCTCTGGCGTAAGTTTTCAGAAAGGTGATGAGTAAAGTGTTTGTAAGGGCAGAGTACAGATGAAGAGAACCTTGATGCCCTGAACTTTCTGCCCTGGCCCAATGCTCTTATCTCCATTCACAGGCCAGACCTTGAAAATATGGTCGACCTGTGGGAAAGGTGGCCCTGCATCCTTGTTTTCATGTCTTGCATGGAGTTAGTCTTAATCTGTGTGACTGCTTTAGTGGTTGTCCTGCTTGCAACAGTAGCCTAATAGTAGCCTAACAGATAGATCATAAAAACGTAGCATTACAGGAGTGCTAATAGATACAATCCTTTTCATGTTCACCTAGTCTTCCCCCCCTCACTGCCAACCCCAAAGAGCTAACCTTACTTCCCACCCCTTCTGTTGCCTAAATCTTCTGAGATTAGAGCTGAAATTAGACCATTTGCTCCTCCAAGGAATATATTTTATGTGCTTTGTTCATCTCTGACGGTGGGATGAGGACCCAAAATGGAGAGTGGTTTAATTTGCTAATGAAGAACAATATGGAAGAAATTATTATCTTCTCCATCAACGCACAAAGCTAACTGCCAGCCCTGTCCATTACCGTGGCAAACGGTATCTAAAGAATGTTACATTCCACTCTGTAAAGGGGTGCACGATATGGCATATCCAACTCTAGGTCAGTGATGGTTATTAGCATCAAACGGCCATTTCACCTATTGCTGCCATGTCTCTTTAAGAGCTTGTCTTAGGCGCAGTGGATGTACAaagtctctctctacctcccatCGCCTGCACCAGGCTCTGTGAGGAATGAGAGCTTTTGAAAGTAGAGTGAATGTCTCTCAACATATAATTTATTCATACATGgtatttctttctctatttttctcaGTTGGTTGTCATACGAATGTGTACGCCTGGCTTGTGTCGTTAGTTTATTCAGGCCGAGGCACgccaggtttttgttttttttttctctctctctgttgggtATGGTATTAGACAACCTGAAACCTAAGAGATGAAAAGATTTTAATGGAGTGAGTTGCCCTCCCTACCTCTGTTATATTCTTTCCTCTATATCACAACACCCCTACACCTCTAGTcacttttagtttttttctttcatcacatCATTCCTCTCAGTGCATATACTTTGTTAACTTCATAGCATTCCATAGCTAAAAGAGATGTCACCACTGTCTTATTCAGTATATATACTGTAAGTCAATACCACAACCTTACTTTCTTCAGAGTGGTAGTAGGGGGTATATGGTAGGTATGGGCCTCTTGTCGGATTTGATATTtaactgtgatgtcacagtgtaATCAAGCAAATATCTAGCTCATTAgttcaggccaccaaagacaaAACTCACTGCCACTGtatgtttattgcattttttaaacaattatGTTATGAATCAGTTGAGTGTTGACCAATGAGGATCATTCCACGGTGCATTTTTGCCCCATATTATTATGCTGGAGAATTTGGTGAAACCTGTGTTAGAAAAAAATGCTTCCTTGAAAGCTTTTGTATGAGATAGGAGATACTATTCTAGTGATGCATGCCTTGTAAACAGTCATTATAGCATGCATTTGGTATGGATGAGGCACACAAACCCAGTAGTAAATATTCAAATTtctattaatatatattttctctgtgagaTATTAATGCTATGTGCAATATATAGAAGAATTAGCGTGTTTTTTAGAGTTGTTCGATTTTtcaggcatttttttaaaatgttcgcTCTAGTTTGTTATCAGCATTTGTCTGTACACAGGAAGGTTGTTCATTTCTCCTGTCCCTTAGAGGGAACATGCATATTCAGTTCTCCTGCctattaaatgtaaaataatagcCAGAATATAAAGTAAATCAAGTCAGTGCTGGAAACATTTGCTGTGCAAAGCACCGCATATGGGCAGTCTAAAAAGATCCCACGAGATTAAACAGCAGCGACAGTTTGAATCTTGACAGATTGCAATATAAAGGCAAAGGATCATCCTGTAATATAGTTTGTAGATTAAAGGTTGGAGTTTTGGTGTTGATTTTACATCTTTTAATTTATTGCAACTTATCCTGAATACTCAAAACTAGGTCTATAAAGAATTTATTACATTTGTAAAATCTATgatttatgtatatgtaaacCCTTTAggatttatgtgtttatgtaacctTTGTTAAAATgccaaaaagacattttaaccttttttgaacattattttgcattttatagTATTTATAAAAGCATTTTcatagtttgaaaaaaaagatgctttttTCAGTATTCTAAAATCAGGACCTATGCAACCAACCTTTACTCTCACACCAAGATCAGTTTGACAAAACCTACACTGCCGCAACTAGATtgagttcagaaaaaaaaaaatctcaacattcaaaagacaaaagcacaaacacagacagagctatAAACCACCACTGCCACAGATAATGGATCTCCCTATCACTATGTGCTGTCTGTTTAGGCCATATTTGGCATAATTGTACGAGGGGGCTCTCTGAACATCATTTTCCAAGATATTTATGCCTCTGGGCAACTGGGCAGGACAAGTCTGAGCTGAAAGCTCACTGCACCGTGAAACAGTGTTCTCGTCGCTAAGAGCATACCCTGGTGTCTGAGAGTATAGGTCTTTGAACTCTGTCGAAATATACATTGTCCCATTCAGACTCTGATGGAATGAAAGTTTTTGGCTTCCTGAGCCCGGTCCTAATACACACTGCCCAAGCGGGGCCTTATGCAGGGaaactgtctgactgtctgagagaGCAAAGTGAAGTAATGACATTGTGAAATAATGACAATGACTGAAGTAATGACAAGTGACATTATGACACTGATAAGAGATTTCATTTCTAGGAGAATTTCTAGGAGAAAGTGCAAGGAGAAAGTGACAACCTTCTTGTAAAATATCATTCCAAATTGTTTAACACTAGCTTGGATTCAGCATGAAGTTGGTCATTTTCAGACACTGTTTTGTAGAGGGGTGAAGTTATATTATTTGCTCAGCTAAATATAAAAGGGAAATAGACTATCTTACATCTTTTGCTTCTCTCTTGTTcacctctttctcacacattcCCTCTCCCACTCAGATATTCCATGAAAGCTGCTCCACTTTGACATTGCCTCCCTGAGTAATAGCTTTagctagtgtatgtgtgtgtgtgcgtgcgtgcaccaATGTCTATGTGAGAATATGGACTGTAAGATGTAATTATGTCATTTAAATTTACTTGGAAATATTTGCAAACTCTACTATGATTGAAACAAGTAAATGTTACTGTTTAACTCGTGTTAAGTTTGTCAGAACTCACCTTGAGTTATGCTGGTAACATGTACTTGATTCAGTGAAGGCAATGAGGTTTCATCATATTTTCAAGTACACATTATTACAGTATAGGTAACAGCAGTAGACCTGTAGACCTGTTGTTCTATATCCCTGTGGAGAGAAGTTAAAAGTTCGTATGTAGAGGCTTTGCATTGTAAGACCATTGTGGATGATGGATCCAAAACAACTGTAAGAATCAATTATCATCTGATAAGCAGGCGTTAAGAATGAAACCTGATCTCACAGATTGTAGCAGCCATCAATTCCCACAACTGCCTGGATTCTCATGGAAAAGTCTTAACATGTTTCAAAATgtcttaacttttttttttttttttttttactattcctGCTAGATGTGCTGTATATACAACAGCTATTGTACAGACACAGTCCAGTCATGTGACAGTATTGAAGAATACAGCTGCTTTCATCATTGTCTTAAATGTCTTCAAAGCTTTAGCTTTTGAAAAGAACTTCAGCCATAAAACTTGTTTCTGTGCAATCAGGAAATCTCAGCTGCAATGAGATTCCTGTGATGTAATCCCAGAAATCAACATGTATTGTTGAATAGCTTGTAGGATTCAAGCACTAACAATGGTGAAaataatagagaaaaaaaaaccctcatgaaAATAATGACAGCAGAAGCTTTTGCCTTGTAATACAAATGTATCAAACAATAGAGATGGAGCcttcattttttgtcatttcattatgAACATTCGATGACAGAATGTCGCCATAAGCATGGCTGTGTGCAACGTAGAGAGGGATGCACACACACGACAACCCACatgtagtacacacacatacaccttacACAGGTGCGACAGCAgcaatgaatgaatggatgggtGTTTGGAAGgtctgatagatagatagatagatagatagatagatagaaaaactctggggcacagtgtgtgtgtgtgtgtgtgtgtgtgtgtgtgtgtgtgtgtgtgatggagtggTAAAAGTCTCTGTAGCCTGCTGTCAGTAGGATTGTATAATAATGTGTGCagtaaggtggagagagagcaaTCAGGTCAAAAATGTCTCCTTTTGTCTTGAGGAAACTGTATTCATCTGTGAACACATCCTGAGAGCTACTGCTCTACTAACATAGCTCATACCTCctatccatccctctctccctctgtctcatgtACATTGTCTTGGTtcttacccctctctctctctctctctctctctctctgtctctgtctctctctctctctctctctctctgtctgtctggcagaaTTGCTTCGTTTGCTGACAGCAGACTACAGCACATCTATCCTGCTCAAAGGATATTTTAGTTGCAATACCAGGCCTCCTGaactatggtgtgtgtgtgtatgtgtgtgtgtgtgtgtgtgtgtgtgtgtgtgtgtgtgaatgatctCAAACCATGCAGTTATCAAGGTGGCTTGATGTTCTTTGAATTGCTGTATAAACCTTTTTTCTAGGGTAAAAGAAAACctaaaaaagaccaaaaaaaaaaaagaaagaaaaacaaaagaagaacacGGACACAAAGATTATATTatatctctctgtatctctagCTCTATCTCCAACCCTCACCTAAGAACTCTGGAAATGGAAAAACTGTCATGCACTTTATATGGACCACATTTTAATCTGCTGAACTTCAGAGACAATCTATGGAACGGAAGAAAGGACTTCCCTCAAGATGCATATAATCCTTCCAAATGattataatagtaataaataatattaaagaTCATGTTGTTAATTCTGATTAtgataattacaataataatatcTGCAAGCTAAAATGGCTCCACTGATTCTTCTTCCTCTGGATGTGATGGTTTTGCATGAGAGTTGAATTACACACGGAAACTTAAGGTTGGGTTTCACTTTTAAAGGTGTTCACCACCACATATGATCTCAAAACAAACCAAGAGATGTGTACATATTTAGGGCGTATGCACACAGATTGTTAAGGTATGCACACAATTTGCTAAGCAAATTTAATACTCTTTGTTTCTTCAAAGCAATTTCTCAAGTGTCAGTTTGATACGTGAATTTAAATGATTTGGAAATATATGTGTGGTATAATGATCATGTTTTCTCTGGCATTTAAAAGATACAAACTGAAAAGTGGGATGACACTCAAAAGGCTCTGATTCCCTATGCTCAAGCAAGCCATTAGCACAGAAGCTATTCCaaagagtgagacacagagaaagagctgTGCACTGTTCCTCttaagtaaataaaatgcaCTTTGTGGTTTACTGAGAAAGCAAAGCGATCTATTTATAACTAACATCATATGGGGGAAAGGGGCTGCTTAGAGTCCTATGGGAGGACAAGCAGCCATGGTTTCCCATAAAGCTGAAGAACTACTAGGCACAAGCAAAGTGTTACCAACTTGTTTCAGTAATTTAGGGCTCAGTGATTGGTTTGACTTTGGTGTTTTCTTTGACTCATTGATTGGTTTGGAGTCAGTGTATAGTGCCACCctagtgaaatgtttttttcttagtGCTTGGTGATTTATTTGGTATGCTAATTAGTTTGTGTTGCTAAGATGCTGAAAGAGTTATGTGCTTTCTCGCTTGTGCTGTCCGCATGTTATCTATTGTGCTTTCTGGTTTGGGGTAGGGACATTATGCTAGCATTTGCATACACTAGTGCTGATGTACAGCGTATGCAGCATAACAAATAAGCAAATGTGAGGGGTTAAGTGTCGTGAGAGATTCCTTTGTTCGGTTTTATCATGGTGAATAAGGCTTTGTGCTGATGGGCAGTCTGATGGTCTGAGTGCTGTTGGCATTAGGCAGACTGCGTTCCTGGCAATTGAATGGATATTGATCCAGAGATTGCTAAAGTAAGGTAGGGGAACCTGAAAgatctgagaagaaaaaaaaacaaaaaaacaagcagctCTTGATAGGCTGCTCTGTGAGCTGTGAAGGATCTGCCAGTGCATATGAATCTGATGTTCCGAGTTGCTTTACAGACAGTAGAGGGGCATTTGTGATATTATTGGCAATTTATACCACTGCAAACATTGTACTGGAACTGCTCTTGCTCGCTGCCATAGAGTTGTTACATTTTATTGTCAGCTAGTGTTTTCAGTCTTTGATCAATCGTCCACGTTCTCTTTccaattttctcattttaatggCAGACTGAGGTTTTAAGCTCCTTCAAATAGTTGGTTGTGTCTCACAAAGAGAGGGTAAGATAGACAGGAGCGTTTAAGTGTTTTAGAATGCTCACGTGTTGCTGTGCGCCATT includes the following:
- the kcna2b gene encoding potassium voltage-gated channel subfamily A member 2b, producing MTVATGDPVDEAAAHPGQPQDTYDPEADHECCERVVINISGLRFETQLKTLSQFPETLLGDPKKRMRYFDPLRNEYFFDRNRPSFDAILYYYQSGGRLRRPVNVTLDIFSEEIRFYELGEEAIEIFREDEGFIKEEEKPLPENEFQRQVWLLFEYPESSGPARIIAIISVMVILISIVSFCLETLPIFRNEEEEMHKVYSNTTASYASTYFTDPFFILETLCIIWFSFEFLVRFFACPSKAGFFVNIMNIIDIVAIIPYFITLGTELAERPEDGQQGQQAMSLAILRVIRLVRVFRIFKLSRHSKGLQILGQTLKASMRELGLLIFFLFIGVILFSSAVYFAEADEADSQFISIPDAFWWAVVSMTTVGYGDMVPTTIGGKIVGSLCAIAGVLTIALPVPVIVSNFNYFYHRETEGEEQAQYLNVTSVPKIDSTEDLKKSRSGSTMSKSDYMEIQEAVNNSNEDFREEILKTGNCTITNTDYVNISKMLTDV